The Lewinellaceae bacterium DNA window ACTCCGCAATTCGGACCGAATGTACGAATCGCCAAAGTGTTCACGGATCTGCCTTTGGTTCCGGATCATCCGGTAGAGTTTGGTGTCCGGCAGTTTTGTGCTTCGTGTAACCTGTGTGCAACATCTTGTCCTGTCAGGGCTATCCCCGATGGTGAACCTCAGAGCCAGCCACCGAACATTTCCAGTCTGGAAGGGATGACCAAATATACGGTGGATGCTGAAAAGTGTTTTCGATTTTGGGTAGGACTCAATTCGGACTGTGCCATATGTATCCGGGTGTGTCCCTACAATAAGGATTTCAGCAAATGGTGGCATCGCCTGGCCCTCAGATGGTCTTCACGGCCATTGGTAAGGCAGGTTTTATTGTTTCTTGAGAAGAAATTGAAGTTTGGAGAAAAACAGGCTTCAGCAAGCTGGTGGAAGCACGGAAAGACTTGAAATAAGATTGCCGGAATTAATCCGGTAGTGCCGCCATCGCTTGCCGAATATCTTCAATCAATAGATCGGCGTCTTCAAGGCCAATGTAAAACCGGACCAGGTTCCATGGCAGAGGGCTGTCCTCACCACTCGGACCGCCATGAAAAGCACACACCGGCATGACCAGCGATTCATGTCCTCCCCAGCTGACAGCGATGAGAAAATAATTGAGACGATGAACAAAATCCTCCATTTCTGCAATGGAATTCGCCTTAAACAACACGGAGAATAATCCGGGTTGGCCCTCCATCTGCCGGACAGCCAGATCGTATTGGGGATGCTTTGGGTGGTACGGGTAGTTTACCTGGAGCACTTTAGACTGCTGGTATAAAAAATCAACGATTTTTAACGCTGACCTATAGGATTGTTCAACCCGCAGCGGTAAAGTGCGCAGGCCTCGGATCACCAAAGCAGCATCATGCGGTGAAACAATTCCCCCTATATTCATGAACTCGGCACTGAAGATCCGTCGGATGTGTTCCTTCGAACCACAGATCGCACCCATAACCACATCGCTGTGCCCATTGAGGAATTTCGTCACCGAATGCATGGTAATATCGATGCCGAGCTCGATCGGTCTCTGATGGATAGGTGAACAACAACTGTTATCGATCATGCTGACGATACCATATTTCCGGGCTATTTGCGCACAGGCCCTAAGATCCTGCAGTTCGAAAAGCATGGTGGTGGGAGATTCGAGGTAAAGAATGGTTGTTTCAGGACGAATGGCTGCTTCCAGCTTTGCCAGATCCTTCCCATCAACAAAAGTAGTTTCTACCCCAAAACGCGGCAGGTAGTCATTAAATAACCGAGTGGTCCAGCTGTACACAGAGCCGACGGAGACGATATGTGAACCTTGCCTGACAAATGCCAATACAGCAGCTGAAACAGCAGCTATTCCACTGGCCAGGACAAGTGCATCCTCAGCGCCTTCCAGGGCAGCCAGTTTTTTGCGAAGGATCTCGGTGGTTGGGTTATTGCCCCGGGTATAGATCCGGTTGGAGAGCTCATCGGCAATGTCCTGGCGCAGGGCATCCACCGATTTGAAATAGAAGTTTGAACTTTGAATGATCGGGGGAGAGACGGCCTGAAAATAAGCATCACGCTCTTCACCCAAATGATTCAAAATGTAACTCAGATCTTTCAGTGCCATATTCTGCTTAGCGATAATCTTCTCGGACCGGATGAAAGACATCCAATACTTTGACCTCTGTGATGGCTTTTCCTCCATGTGGTCGATTGGAAGGTATGACCAGGATATCACCGGCTGTCAACCGGTGGGTTACCCCATCCAGTGTTAACTCCAATTCTCCCTCCATCATGTTGATCACCTGTTCATGATGATGGTGGTGGGTCGGAAGGATTGATCCTTCAGCTATTGTCCAGTAGGCCAGTGTCATGGTATCGGTATGGATGAATTTTCCTTTAAATCCGGGCATCTTTTCCACAGCTGGCAGGTCATTGAGTTCTAGCTTATCCATTTTTTTCGGATTAGATGACAACATTAATCATTTTATTCGGTATCACGATGATCCGACGGATGGGCTTGCCTTCCGTCCATTTTTGCACCACTTCAAGGTCCTTAACCAGTGCCTCCACTTCTTTCTGTGGGACATCAATACCCAAGCCTAATTCTCCTCGTTTCTTGCCATTGATGCAAACCGGATAGATGACCTCAGATTCGGTGAGGAATTGTTCGTCGTATTGAGGCAGTCCGGTAAGATGTACTGAAACGCCATCGGAGTGAGAGGCATGCAACCGGTGCCACAGTTCTTCAGCGACATGGGGAGCAAATGGTGCAATCAACCGGACCAGAGGTTCCAGGATCTGTGTGCTGTGACATTCTTCCTTCTTCAGCTCATTCACGCAGATCATAAAGGCAGAAACACTGGTGTTGAACGAGAAGCGCTCGACATCTTCCCGTACTTTCTTAATGGTTTGGTGGAGTACCTTTAAAGCCGATTCACTGGGTTGGCTCTGGTCTGCAGACCAGTTTCCTTGTTCGTCTTCAAACAGGCTCCAAAACCGGCGGAGGAATTTAAAAACACCATCAATGCCCTTCGTATCCCATGGCTTGGCCTGCTGAATGGGGCCGAGAAACATCTCGTACATGCGGAAACAATCTGCTCCGTACTGTGCGACGATATCATCCGGATTAACAACATTGAAATACCGTTTTGACATTTTACCTACCTCGGACAAGGTGAGCATTTTGAACCCTGCCGGTACTTCTTCGCCCTTCTGCCAGGATCCGGATTTGGCAACGAACCGGGCTTCAGCAAATTCCGGGCGCCATTCGATAAAGGAGACTACACCCGTACCGTCCAGATGCGAATTTGGTGACCCGTAATCGGTGACATAATCAATGTGTACCGGTATCTTGGTGAATTGTTCGTCCTCTGCATCTATCAGCTCGGCACTATAGAAAACACTGATACCATCCTCCTTTTCCTTTTTAAGGTAAATGGATTCGATGACACCCTGGATCATGCCCTGGTTGATCAATTTGCGGAAGGGCTCAGGGGTAGGGGTGATGCCCTTGTCGAACAGGAATTTATGCCAGAACCTGGAATACATCAGGTGTCCGACGGCATGTTCTGTCCCTCCCACATAGACATCCACATCCTGCCAGTACCGGATGGCTTCCGGAGAAGCCAGCTCATGGTTGTTCTGGGCGTCCATATACCGGAGATGGTACCACGATGATCCGGCATAACCGGGCATGGTGTCCGTTTCTCTGACCTTGCCGGGAGCGAAATGTACCCAATCTTCTTTGCGGGCGAGGGGTGACTTGCCTCCCGCACCGGGTTTGAAATCTTCCAGATCCGGCAGCGTCAGGGGCAATTCATCCATCTGCAGTGCATGGGGGACATCATCTCCATCGTAATAAATGGGGAATGGCTCACCCCAGTATCTCTGGCGGCTGAAAATGGCATCGCGTAATTTGTAATTGATTTTACGTACTCCCAGGCCCCAGCGCTCGATTTCGGCATTGACAGCCTGGATGGCATCCGGCACTTCCA harbors:
- a CDS encoding PLP-dependent transferase → MALKDLSYILNHLGEERDAYFQAVSPPIIQSSNFYFKSVDALRQDIADELSNRIYTRGNNPTTEILRKKLAALEGAEDALVLASGIAAVSAAVLAFVRQGSHIVSVGSVYSWTTRLFNDYLPRFGVETTFVDGKDLAKLEAAIRPETTILYLESPTTMLFELQDLRACAQIARKYGIVSMIDNSCCSPIHQRPIELGIDITMHSVTKFLNGHSDVVMGAICGSKEHIRRIFSAEFMNIGGIVSPHDAALVIRGLRTLPLRVEQSYRSALKIVDFLYQQSKVLQVNYPYHPKHPQYDLAVRQMEGQPGLFSVLFKANSIAEMEDFVHRLNYFLIAVSWGGHESLVMPVCAFHGGPSGEDSPLPWNLVRFYIGLEDADLLIEDIRQAMAALPD
- a CDS encoding cupin domain-containing protein, with product MDKLELNDLPAVEKMPGFKGKFIHTDTMTLAYWTIAEGSILPTHHHHHEQVINMMEGELELTLDGVTHRLTAGDILVIPSNRPHGGKAITEVKVLDVFHPVREDYR
- a CDS encoding leucine--tRNA ligase: MYQPGAIEKKWQKYWQDNQVYRVTNGGDRPKFYVLDMFPYPSGAGLHVGHPLGYIATDILARFKRMQGYNVLHPMGYDSFGLPAEQYAIQTGIHPAVSTADNISRYRSQLENLGFNYDWSREVSTSEPDFYHWTQWIFLQLFSHYYDLDANKAVPIADLIRHFETSGTAGIRAFSSERLEFTADAWKQFTAREQSDALMNYRLAYRTVTYVNWCEALGTVLANDEVKDGVSERGGYPVEKKPMLQWSLRITAYAERLLNDIDQVDWSDALKAMQRNWIGRSEGAQLFFQVENSDARIEIFTTRPDTIFGATFMVLAPEHDLVPVLTTPDQAEAIKIYQEYVASRSEVDRMAEVKKVTGAFTGSYALNPFTNEQIPIWIGEYVLKDYGTGAIMAVPSDDERDQAFATTFELPIIDVVDKSDYPGATLHDKLGKIINSGFITGMEVPDAIQAVNAEIERWGLGVRKINYKLRDAIFSRQRYWGEPFPIYYDGDDVPHALQMDELPLTLPDLEDFKPGAGGKSPLARKEDWVHFAPGKVRETDTMPGYAGSSWYHLRYMDAQNNHELASPEAIRYWQDVDVYVGGTEHAVGHLMYSRFWHKFLFDKGITPTPEPFRKLINQGMIQGVIESIYLKKEKEDGISVFYSAELIDAEDEQFTKIPVHIDYVTDYGSPNSHLDGTGVVSFIEWRPEFAEARFVAKSGSWQKGEEVPAGFKMLTLSEVGKMSKRYFNVVNPDDIVAQYGADCFRMYEMFLGPIQQAKPWDTKGIDGVFKFLRRFWSLFEDEQGNWSADQSQPSESALKVLHQTIKKVREDVERFSFNTSVSAFMICVNELKKEECHSTQILEPLVRLIAPFAPHVAEELWHRLHASHSDGVSVHLTGLPQYDEQFLTESEVIYPVCINGKKRGELGLGIDVPQKEVEALVKDLEVVQKWTEGKPIRRIIVIPNKMINVVI